In Syntrophomonas wolfei subsp. wolfei str. Goettingen G311, a single window of DNA contains:
- a CDS encoding ABC transporter substrate-binding protein, with protein MKMIKKYNNKAILRSLLIVFLLLSLLLSSACSKEENRETVPSANTRTITDCIGREVKVPVQINRIACLCPESAYTLAMFGQGDKMVAVVGGVKRDLILTEMYPGIKDLPVPKSSAVINIEELVKTDPDVVFVKKDSFSSEAEVQKLNKSKLPFLVIDFNSMKEQQYAIEMMGLVLGADDKAQKFNDYYQNCIERVQKRVGLIPQEKRAKVYHSINEATRTDIKGSLSADWLEAAGADNVSIDKNLKTLEGKYFASLEQILLWNPEVILVNEIGVADYILTNTQWAPLQAVKNKKVWQLPNGISRWGHPSSPETPLAILWTAQTLYPEKFLDLDMAAETRSFYKDFFGLELSEEVVDRIIAGEGMRIARSQ; from the coding sequence ATGAAAATGATAAAAAAATATAATAATAAAGCTATTTTGCGCAGCTTATTGATCGTATTCCTACTACTAAGCCTGTTGCTGTCTAGTGCTTGCAGTAAAGAGGAAAACAGGGAAACAGTACCTTCTGCAAATACCAGGACGATTACGGATTGTATCGGTCGGGAAGTAAAAGTCCCGGTCCAAATAAACCGGATCGCCTGCCTCTGCCCGGAATCAGCATACACTCTAGCTATGTTTGGCCAGGGGGATAAAATGGTAGCGGTGGTAGGTGGGGTTAAGAGAGATCTTATCCTTACGGAAATGTATCCCGGGATAAAAGATTTGCCAGTACCTAAGAGCAGTGCCGTAATAAATATTGAGGAATTGGTGAAAACTGACCCCGATGTAGTTTTTGTTAAGAAAGATAGCTTCAGTAGTGAAGCTGAGGTTCAGAAGCTAAACAAAAGCAAGCTTCCCTTCCTGGTAATAGATTTTAACAGTATGAAAGAACAACAGTATGCGATAGAAATGATGGGCTTGGTATTAGGTGCAGATGATAAGGCCCAAAAATTCAATGACTATTATCAAAATTGCATTGAGCGCGTGCAAAAACGGGTAGGACTTATTCCCCAGGAGAAAAGGGCAAAGGTTTACCACTCTATTAACGAAGCTACCCGTACGGATATAAAAGGGAGTCTTTCGGCGGACTGGCTTGAGGCGGCTGGAGCTGACAATGTTTCGATCGATAAGAATTTAAAGACCTTGGAGGGAAAGTATTTCGCCAGCCTGGAACAGATTTTATTATGGAATCCTGAGGTAATATTGGTAAATGAAATAGGAGTAGCCGATTATATTTTGACTAATACTCAATGGGCACCCTTGCAGGCGGTGAAAAACAAGAAGGTTTGGCAGTTACCCAATGGTATATCCCGCTGGGGTCATCCCTCTTCGCCCGAAACCCCCCTGGCAATTTTGTGGACGGCCCAGACCTTATATCCGGAGAAGTTTCTTGACCTGGATATGGCGGCGGAAACCAGATCATTTTATAAGGATTTCTTCGGGCTGGAACTATCGGAGGAAGTAGTTGACAGAATTATTGCCGGGGAAGGGATGCGTATAGCTCGTTCCCAGTAA
- a CDS encoding PAS domain S-box protein: protein MGNKDNASIALLNEIKQLQEDLAQARENRQTLEALQESEVRFRGLAESSPALIFVLQNNRLRYVNPKFFVLTEYSEEEYLVMEFWEFIHPDFQDSVKSKALAWQRGENQFEKYEMKLLNRSGKEIWVEIYANPIQYEGQPALIGSLFDISERKHFEEALRQSEVLYRTIFETTGTAMMIFDKDLSISLVNSEFEELSGYCKEEIENSMKWPIFVHPDDRERMIEYHQQRRIDPELAPSHYEFRLLDKEQKTKDIFITVDLIPGTSDSVVSFMDITERKKAEAQVKYLSFNDKLTGLYNRAFFEEELSRLDTERQLPLSLIIGDVNGLKLINDALGHESGDRLLRKAAEILRKSCRKEDIIARWGGDEFIILLPKTKAHCAERICERIQEKSQSSGDFPIPISISLGTASKNDSLQDVQAIIKEAEDKMYRNKLLESKSARSSFLLSLQQTLWAKSHETEEHCQHVKELAEQLGVRMGLPESELDDLRLLAVLHDVGNIAIPNEILDKPAPLSPEEWEIVKKHPETGYRIALTLPELAPIAGAILAHHERWDGKGYPLGLKAEEIPLISRILAIIDAFDVMISGRPYKKALSIAEVRNEIRKCAGTQFDPKLVKIFCKLI, encoded by the coding sequence ATGGGTAATAAAGACAACGCATCGATAGCTTTGCTGAATGAGATTAAGCAATTGCAGGAAGATTTAGCTCAGGCCAGGGAAAACCGCCAAACCCTGGAGGCATTGCAGGAAAGCGAAGTCCGTTTTCGGGGCCTGGCTGAATCATCTCCCGCCTTGATATTTGTCCTGCAAAACAACCGTTTGCGTTATGTCAATCCCAAATTTTTCGTCCTAACGGAATACAGCGAGGAAGAGTACCTGGTTATGGAGTTTTGGGAATTTATTCATCCTGATTTCCAGGATTCGGTTAAAAGCAAAGCCCTGGCCTGGCAAAGAGGGGAAAACCAATTTGAAAAGTATGAAATGAAACTGCTAAACCGGAGCGGGAAAGAAATCTGGGTGGAGATATATGCTAACCCTATTCAATATGAAGGACAGCCGGCCCTTATCGGTTCCCTCTTTGATATCAGCGAACGCAAGCACTTTGAGGAGGCTCTGCGCCAATCCGAAGTTCTTTACCGAACCATTTTTGAGACCACGGGAACAGCCATGATGATTTTTGATAAAGATTTGTCGATATCCCTAGTTAACAGTGAGTTTGAAGAACTTTCCGGCTATTGCAAAGAAGAGATTGAAAATAGCATGAAATGGCCTATATTCGTACACCCGGACGACCGGGAACGAATGATAGAGTATCATCAACAACGGAGAATTGACCCGGAGCTTGCTCCCTCCCACTATGAATTCAGGCTGCTGGACAAAGAGCAGAAAACTAAAGATATTTTCATCACGGTAGATTTGATTCCTGGAACCAGCGACTCGGTAGTTTCCTTCATGGATATCACTGAGCGCAAAAAGGCCGAAGCTCAGGTCAAGTATCTGAGCTTTAATGATAAACTGACCGGGCTTTATAACCGGGCCTTTTTCGAAGAAGAGTTAAGCCGACTCGATACAGAAAGGCAATTGCCCCTGAGCCTGATTATAGGAGATGTCAACGGCTTGAAGCTCATCAACGATGCCCTGGGTCACGAAAGTGGCGACCGGCTATTGCGCAAGGCCGCGGAAATACTTAGAAAATCCTGTCGCAAAGAGGATATAATAGCTCGCTGGGGAGGGGACGAGTTTATAATACTGCTGCCTAAAACCAAGGCCCATTGCGCGGAAAGAATATGTGAGCGGATTCAAGAAAAATCCCAAAGCAGCGGCGATTTTCCCATTCCCATAAGTATTTCCCTGGGTACCGCCAGCAAAAATGACAGCCTGCAGGATGTACAGGCTATTATTAAGGAAGCAGAAGATAAGATGTACCGCAATAAATTACTGGAGAGCAAGAGTGCTCGCAGTTCCTTTCTGCTCTCCTTGCAGCAGACCCTCTGGGCCAAAAGCCACGAAACGGAAGAACATTGTCAGCATGTAAAAGAGCTGGCCGAACAATTAGGTGTCAGGATGGGCTTGCCCGAGAGTGAGTTAGACGATCTCAGGCTGCTGGCCGTCTTGCACGATGTCGGCAATATAGCCATACCCAATGAAATCCTGGATAAGCCTGCCCCGCTTTCCCCCGAAGAATGGGAAATAGTAAAGAAGCATCCCGAAACCGGTTATCGCATTGCTTTAACCCTACCCGAACTGGCTCCCATCGCCGGAGCCATCCTGGCCCATCACGAACGCTGGGATGGCAAGGGTTACCCTCTGGGTTTAAAAGCAGAAGAAATACCCCTTATCTCTCGCATACTCGCCATAATTGATGCCTTTGATGTTATGATTTCCGGTCGTCCATACAAAAAAGCCCTGAGTATTGCCGAAGTCCGCAACGAAATAAGAAAATGTGCCGGTACCCAATTCGACCCCAAGCTGGTAAAAATCTTTTGCAAGTTGATTTGA